Part of the Anaerohalosphaeraceae bacterium genome is shown below.
CCCAGACCATTGCCGGCCACTCGCTCGGACACTATTTGTCCGCCTGCGCCCTGCTGTATGCCAATGAGCAGGACCCGCAAATCCTCGAGCGGGTCGAATATATCGTTGATGAGCTGGCCCTTTGTCAGCGTAAACACGGCGACGGCTATGTAGCGGCGATTCCCAACGGCAAAAAGGTCTTTGAGGAAATCGCCCGGGGGCAAATCCGCTCTGCCGGCTTTGACTTGAACGGTCTTTGGGTTCCCTGGTACACCACCCACAAACTGATGGCCGGTCTGCGTGATGCCTGTCTGTACTGCGGCAACCGCAAGGCCCTTACCGTGTTAACCAAACTGGCTGACTGGGCGGACCAAATCACCTCCAACCTGACCGACGAAGACTGGCAGAAGATGCTTGCCTGTGAGCACGGCGGAATGAATGAGGTTCTGGCGGACCTCTATGCTCTCACCGGCGACAGCAAGTACCTCGAACTGTCCAAAAAGTTTTATCACCGATCCGTCCTCGAACCGCTGGCTGCGCAGGAAGACCGTCTGGCAGGACTCCACGCCAACACCCAGATCCCCAAGGTCATCGGGGCGGCTCGCATTTATGAACTGACCAAAGAGGATAAATTCAAAACGATCGCTTCGTTTTTCTGGGACCGTGTCGTCCATTATCACTCGTACGTCAACGGCGGCAACAGTTCCGGGGAGTATTTCGGACCGCCCGGCCGGCTCAATGACCGCCTGCACGACACGACGGAAACCTGCAACACGTATAACATGCTCAAACTCACCCGTCATTTGTTTGCCTGGGAGCCGAAAGCCGAGATGATGGATTATTATGAGCGGGCCCTCTATAACCACATTTTGGCTCATCAGCATCCGAAGACGGGGATGTTCAAGTACAAGGGTTTTCTGGATATGCCCGCCCGCAAGTCTTTCTCGCAGCCTTTTGATGATTTCTGGTGCTGCGTGGGCACCGGCATGGAAAACCATGTCAAATATCCGGAATCCATATACAGCCGCAGTGCAGACGGTAAAACCCTCTATGTCAATCTCTTCATTGCTTCCGAGCTGAACTGGCCTGAAAAAAAACTGTCGGTTCGTCAGGAAACAAATTTTCCCAATGAACCGCAAAGCCGTTTGGTTTTCACAGCGTCGGAGCCGGTTTCCATGACTGTTCGCATCCGCAAACCCTACTGGTGTAAGGATATACAGGTTTTTCTGAATGACAAAAGCCTGTCTGCGGCGGCTGATTCGGACGGGTATATCCCTGTTTCCGCCGAGTTTCGCAGCGGTGATACGATTCGGCTGGAGCTGCCGATGACGCTGCGGACTGAGTCGATGCCGGACAATCCCAATCGGATTGCTTTCTTTTCCGGTCCGATTCTGCTGGCGGCGGACCTCGATGGCAACCGGCCCGTCCCGGTTCTTATCGGCGAGAACAAGGCCGTTTTGGCCTCTCTGAAACCATTGGCCCGGGAGCCGCTGGTCTTTGAGGCAGGGCGTCTCGGATATGTTCTTGACAGTTCTGAGCCGCAGGATTTAACCTTCCGTCCTCTTTATCAGATTGTCGAACAGAAATACACCGTCTATTTGGACCTTTTTACACCGGAGCAGTGGAAGCAGCGCAAAGCGGAGTATGAGGCCGAACAGAAACGCCGTCAGGAAATGGAAGCCCGCACGGTGGATGTCCTTCGCATCGGCGAAATGCAGCCGGAGCGGGACCACAATCTGGAAGGGGAGAATACCTATACCGGCATCCACAATGACCGGCGGTGGCGTGATGCCCGCGACGGCGGCTGGTTTGCCTTTGATATGAAGGTCCTGCCGGATGTGCCGATGGATTTGGTGGTGACCTACTGGGGTTCTGAGAGCGGTCCCCGCCGCTTCGACATTTTGGTGGACGGGACGAAAATTGCCATCCAGGCCCTCGGAATGGACAAGCCTAACCAGTTTTACGATGTGGTTTATCCGATTCCGGAAGACCTGACAAAAGGAAAGGAAAAGGTGAAAATCCGCTTCCAGGGGCATCCGCAGCAGATTGCCGGCGGAGTGTTCGGCTGCCGGGTTATTCGCCGCTGAGAGGACCGGACGGCCTCTTTCGCAGCATCTCCTGATACGACAAAGGGACAATCAATACGGCACAGGGGGCCTGACGGGCGACTTTTTCTGTGATGTTTCCGAAAAATGCCTTTTGGAGCGACCCCTGACTGTGCCGACCCATTACAATCAGGTCCACTTGCTTTTCTCGGGCGACGGCCAGAATCTCATGGCTTTCCCGCCCGATTCGAAAAATCGGTTCAAACCGGACTTCTGCCGGTATTTTGGCTCGATACGTTTGGTCCAGACGCTCTTCAATGTCTTGCTTAGCCTTCTGGTCCACATTCTCAATTTCATAGATATAGTTTTTCCAGAACTGAGCGTCCGACTCCGGCACCACATGCAGCAGATAGAGCGTACTGTTTGGATTCAGTTTCGCCAGATTCAGGGCATAAGAAAAGGCAAAGTCGGCATTGGAGGAAAAATCCGTGCAGAACAGAATCTTCTCAAACAAACCATGAGGCTTTTCTGCTTCCATAAAACCGCCTCCCTTACCGGATTAAATTGGGCAAAAACAGAGCAATTTGCGGAAAAATAATCAGCAAAACCGCTGCGACAATCAAAGCCGCCAAAAACGGCATTGCTCCGCGAAAGATTGTCTGCAGAGGCACGTCCCGTTCGATTCCGCCGACGACATAAACATTGACACCGACAGGAGGGGAGATAACTCCCATTTGGGTGACCACAACAATAATGACTCCGAACCAGATTGGGTCAAAGCCCAGTTCAGTTACGACCGGATAAAAAATCGGAATCGTGAGCATAATCAGGCCCAGTGCATCGACAAAGCATCCTGCCAGCAGATAGAACAGAATAATCAGTGCCATAATGCCCCAGCCCGGCAGCGGCAGAGATGCCAGAAATGACGCCAGTTTATACGGAATCTGGGTGATTGCCAAAAAGCGTCCGAAGATTACGGCTCCGGTGACGATAAACATCACCATGCACGAAGTCCGGACTGTTTCTTTCAGGGAGCGGTTCAGCATTGAAAGCGTCAGCTTCTTCTGAAATGCTGCGATAAGAATGGCTCCGGCTGCTCCAACCGCCGCGGCCTCCGTTGGTGTAAAGAGACCCGTAAACATCCCTCCAATCACGGCCAAAAAAAGCACTAAAGTCTCAGAAACACCTGCCAGAGACCGAATTTTTTCGCCGAAAGGCACCTGGGGGCCTGCCGGTCCCAGCTGGGGCCGCCGCCTGCAAAGAATCCAAATCGTCAGACAGAACAGCACGGCAATCAGAATCCCCGGTCCAATCCCGGCGATGAAAAGTTTGCCGATAGACTGCTCCGTCAGGATGGCATACACAATAAAAACCACCGAAGGCGGAATCAGCATCCCCAGACTGCCGCCGGCGGCCACGGCCCCCGTTGCCAGCTCCATATCGTATCGATACCGCTTCATCTCCGGCAGAACTACCGAAGCCATCGTAGCGGCTGTTGCCGGCCCGGAGCCGCAAATCGCTCCGAAGGCCGTGCAGGCCCCAATGGTTGAAATGGCCATCCCGCCGGGCCAGTGTCCCATCCAGTGATACGCGGTTTGGAAGAGTCGTCGGCTGATGCCGGAATGAAAGGCCGCCTGGCCCATCAGTACAAACAGGGGAATGACCGTCAGCGAATAAGAGGTAAAGGTATCGTAGAGCTCTGCTGTGAGCATGCTCATTGCCGCCGACGGTGAGACCACGGCTGCAAAGCCCGCCGTTCCCACCAGCATCATGGCAATTGCCACCGGCATGCTGCTGGACAGCAGCACCAGAAGACAAACACAGCCCACAAGACCAATCTGAAAAGGACTCACGGTTTCAGCAGCACCTTTCCCGGATGGGTCATATGATACAATTTCACCAGAATCATCAGAATCAGACAGCCCGCAAAAAAGTAGGGCAGCCAGAAAATCGGCATCTGCAGCGTTTGAGAAACCTGTCCTGTCCGATGCAGCATCTGCCCGTATCGAACGCATTCCCGAACCGCCAGACACAAAAGCCCGATGGATAAGACACGCAGAAAAACATCCAAAATCAGCCGACCGGTTCGTCCGAGTTTGTGGTAGAAAAACTCAATGGCCACATGGCCTTTGACGGCTGTTGTATAGGGCAGAGCGGCGGAAATAGCAATCGCCCCCAGAATCTTTACAAGGTCATATGCTCCGGCAAATGCCCAGGGGGTTTTCCGCAGGAGCACATCCGCGACGGTAAGGGCCGTCATAGCCAAAACCGACAGCCCGGACACGCCCGCCAGTCCAAGCACGGCAGCCCGAAGAAACTGCTCATATTCTGCAATCAACCGCCGCATCGCCTCTTTCAGCCTGCCTCTTGTTTATTTGGACTGTGCCTGCTCAATCATCCGGCGGATGTCCTCAATCAGCTCTTTTCCCGGCAGCCCCTTTTCGCTTGCTGCCGCAATATACTCCTGAATAATGGGCTCGACCGCCTTTTTCCATGCCTCCTGCTGTTCGGGAGTCAATTCAATAATCTCCCGGTTCAGCTGGCGGATGAAGGCCCAGCCGTCCTCGTCGGCCTGGTCCCAGGCCTGCCCGTGCCGTTCGACCCACTGTTTGCTTACATCCGTGATAATTGCTTGTATATCCGCCGGCAGCGACTCCCACTTGTTCTTGTTCATCACGACAAACATTGCTGTCGTATAGCCGATTACACGGCTGTTGGTCACTGACGAAATCACTTCTCCCTGCTTCCATCCCTTCAGCGTCTCCACCGGACAAAGCGTCGCCTCCACGACGCCTTTCTGAAGGGCTTCGTACGTCTCTCCCTGACTCATGGCTACGGGGACTCCTCCCAGGCAAGCGGCAATTTTTGAAGATAACCTGGTTGCGCGAATCTTGAGCCCTTTGACATCCTCCAGCGTCTTGACCGGTTTTTTGGAGGCCAGAATCCCCGGTCCGTGTGCATGAACATACAGGAGTTTCACATCCGCCAGTTCCGCCGGCTGATATTTGGCCGCCAGTTCATTGGCAATTCTTGTTGCCGTCATCCCATCCGGATACCCCAGCGGCAAATCGAGCCCCTCCAGAAGCGGAAACCGCCCGCGCGTGTAGGCAAAACAGCTCATTCCGATATCCGATATCCCGCTGACAACCCCGGCATAACACTGGTCCGCCTTGCTGAGCGTCCCGGACGGATAGAGGGTAATTTTCACTCGGCCGCCGCTTTGCCTGGCAATTTCATCCGCCCATTCCTGTGCTCGAACACACTGAATATGAGTAGGGGGAAAGAAAATGCTGTAGCTCAGTTCGATGACCTTTTGTTCCGCTTGGGCAGCCGGTTTTCCTTCTTTTTTCCCGCAGCCCGTACATACCAGCACCCCCAGCACCGCTCCAAATACCGCAACCTGAACCATCCGTTTCATACCATTGCCTCCTGTGAAAATGTTTACTGCAAATTCATTCAAAAAGTCCTCTGCCGTCTCCGCCTTTATCTAATGTACTTCCGGCATTCCCGCCACAGTATATCGCCAACTTTCTCTTATTCAAAAAAAATCTCTATGACTTTTTCCAAATAGGCAGCTGTCTTTTCAAGGTTTTAACTGAAAACTGTCGAAAAAAAAGAGAAATATTTTCTAAAAGGCTCTGATTGATAGGAGGAAAAATAAAACCGGACAAGAAAGTGATAGTTCTTTTGTTTGGAATTTTTGGGGTTTGCTTTTCCCTTCGAGCTGAAATTCTGGACGTATCTGTTTTACAGGACAGGGCCTACCCGGGCGGGATCTGCTATATGGCCAGTGTCGGCCAGCTGATTCACTGCTCCGACGACAGTAGTTCCACTGTGCAAGAGTTGATGGCCATGAGCGGTTTCTGCTCGGAGTATGCCTGGATTCAGGGCCCGGGCGGGGTGTGGATGGTGGAGCCGCATGCCTATATTTACAATAGCCGCCTACGACTGTTTTCGGGTCATTCGCTTGACCTTTATCAGTTATCGGGCCTGGTTTATCACATCGGTTTTCTTCGCGGCGGCGGAGCTGGTGCTTCTATCCGGGCCCAAGCCAAATCCGTGACACTTTTTAAATCCGAAGCGGAAGCCGTTAACCGTCTTAAGCAGGTTCTTGACAACGGCCAGCCTGTCCAGGTTCATCTGGATTTTCAGTATGTTGCGGACGAAGCGGGGGTGTATTATCCATTTTGGCAGGATTGGAGCGGCGGTTCTACCAGCCATTATGTGATTGTCCACGGCTATGATGATGAGTATGTTTACTTTGCCGACAACGACCCGACGCGGGCGGATAATGTGGATGAGGATGGTCAAAAGGACGGCCTGCGTGTTCCCCTCCGCTGGAATACGTTCCTGGATGCCTGGTATAACGGTGGAATGATTAACCAGAAAGATAAAAACATACGATTCGGCCCCTATTACTTGTTCTATCTGGATAAAAACTGGGGACCAGCACGTGCGTCTTCTCTTCAGATACTTAAGCATCTTTCCTATCGCGGACAGAACGGGCCGGACGCTCTTTATAAAGCGGCAAATGCGATTGAGTCAGCTCCTCAGAACGGCCCATCCGTTTTGAGTCAGAATTTCCGCGACCGCAAGGCCGAAATGACCGCACTGATGGCTCAGTGGCTGGATTCAGCCGGTTATGAAGATTTGGCCGATTTGTATGAGCAGATTGCCGATTTGTGGAATTCTATCCGCGACAATCCGGATTGGAATGCCGTGCCCGATGTCCTCCGTTCCATCGCGGCTCTGACGGAGCAGTTTTGGCAGGATGCGGCGGAGTTGACCGACGGGATGCCCTGGATTGCTCTCTTGGAGGATGCCCCCGATGAGAAAAAGGATATCAGCGGCGGCACGGCGCTGTTTCGATGGGCCCAGCCGCTGGACTGGACGACGGGGTCGGTTCTTGAACTGGCGATGAAGGGAGATTTTTCCGACCGGAGGTCGATTGTGCGTTTCAGGGCAAGAGCACACCAGACCCAGATGTTTGTCGACAAAACAATGTGGCTACAAGCCCTGCCGAAAGATGACGGTGACCGCAAGCTGTCCTGGCGTGTGGTCAATGGTTCCACTGTGTCTGACACATCTGTTTTTGAATGGGAACCGCTGACTGTTGCTCTGACAGCCCCTGCCGACGGCTTTCAGAATCCTCCTGGATATAATCTTTTGTTCCAATGGTCTGCACCCGCACAGGCCGGACCTCTTCGTCTCGTGTTCTGCCGCGATGACCAGTTTATCGATCCCAAACTTCAAACAGCGATTGCGCTGCCGAGGAATGCTAATTATCTGGTTTTGGTACCACGGATTCTGTCGAAAATCAAACGGTTCGCCGATACGGAGGGCTGGATTTACTGCCGAATCATCGACACAAAAGCCGGGAAAACAACGGTAGGCCCTTCTGAAATAATCCGCATTCAGCTGGATGCACCCTCCGGTCCTGCGGACTGAGGCCGAAGTGAAAATGACAGTTCCCAAAAGTCTTGCTTTTTTAATCGGCAAGACTTTTGGGAAGGTCTGAACAGGCATAATTTTTTTTCTTCATTCCATTGTTTTTTTCGGTACTGCCGCCTGGCGTTTTTCAACAAATCGTTTCCTCTTGTGGTACTTTCCCTGTGGCTTTCTTAATTTGGGCGGATACAATATCAATACATTTTGGAAAGATGGAGAGGAATACCGTGATTACCAAAACATCCATTGTAGCTACCCTCGGCCCGGCTTCGTCAGACGTGCAAACTATCCGGCAGCTGATGGAAGCGGGGGTGCGAACCTTTCGACTCAATTTCTCCCACGGGGATCCGGATACGCACCAATCGATGCTGAATGCCGTTCGCACGGCATCCGCCGACGTCCCTTTTGCAGTCTCAGTCATGGGGGACCTGTGCGGTCCCAAAATCCGCCTGTGTCCCATCAGACCCGACGGCGGTCTTATTGAACCCGGGCAGACTGTCACCATCGCCCGGCATCTGGAGCTCGGAAGACCGGATTCTTTTTCTACAACTCTGCCGGAATTGATTGACCGCGTTCGGCTCGGCCAGCGAATTCTCCTCGATGACGGTGCGATTGTTCTGCAGGCGGAAGGCAAAAAAGACGATGCGCTCCAATGCCGTGTGCTGGTCGGCGGGCCCGTGCGAAGCCGCAAGGGCGTCAATCTGCCGGATACCGACCTGGGCATTCCCGCCATTACCCCGCGTGATTGGCAGTGGGTCGATTGGGCAGTCGAACATCAGCTGGATTATCTGGCCCTCAGCTTTGTCCAGCAGGCCGATGAAATTTGTGAACTTCAGCAGGCCCTTGTTCGAAAAGAGTCCCCGATCAAAGTCGTCGCCAAGATTGAAAAACCCCGCGCCGTCGAAAATCTGGAATCGATTGTTCAGACCTCGGATGCGGTTCTGGTTGCTCGCGGGGATTTGGGTGTGGAAATGCCGGCAGAACAGGTGCCTCTGATTCAGAAGCGGATAACCGCCTTATGCCGCCGATTCGGCAAGCCCGTCATTGTGGCCACCCAGGTTCTTCAGTCAATGATTGAAAATCCTTCCCCGACTCGTGCCGAAGTATCGGATATTGCCAACGCTGTGATGGATTATGCGGATGCGATTATGCTGTCCGGCGAAACTTCGGTGGGCAAATATCCGGTGCAGGCCGCCCGCGTGATTCACCAAGTCTGCGGCAGCACGGAAGCGTATCTGGACCGGCTTAATCTTCCTTGTCCGCCTATGGAAACCGACCCTGCCTTAAAAACTCTGT
Proteins encoded:
- a CDS encoding TRAP transporter substrate-binding protein translates to MKRMVQVAVFGAVLGVLVCTGCGKKEGKPAAQAEQKVIELSYSIFFPPTHIQCVRAQEWADEIARQSGGRVKITLYPSGTLSKADQCYAGVVSGISDIGMSCFAYTRGRFPLLEGLDLPLGYPDGMTATRIANELAAKYQPAELADVKLLYVHAHGPGILASKKPVKTLEDVKGLKIRATRLSSKIAACLGGVPVAMSQGETYEALQKGVVEATLCPVETLKGWKQGEVISSVTNSRVIGYTTAMFVVMNKNKWESLPADIQAIITDVSKQWVERHGQAWDQADEDGWAFIRQLNREIIELTPEQQEAWKKAVEPIIQEYIAAASEKGLPGKELIEDIRRMIEQAQSK
- a CDS encoding TRAP transporter small permease produces the protein MRRLIAEYEQFLRAAVLGLAGVSGLSVLAMTALTVADVLLRKTPWAFAGAYDLVKILGAIAISAALPYTTAVKGHVAIEFFYHKLGRTGRLILDVFLRVLSIGLLCLAVRECVRYGQMLHRTGQVSQTLQMPIFWLPYFFAGCLILMILVKLYHMTHPGKVLLKP
- a CDS encoding glycoside hydrolase family 127 protein; translation: MLTETLAGVMVSVMVLNTAAAQSADLPYRVRPMVPIQAEDFPLSQVRLLPGPFRNAMELDKAYLLSLEPDRLLAWFRKEAGLEPKAPVYGGWESQTIAGHSLGHYLSACALLYANEQDPQILERVEYIVDELALCQRKHGDGYVAAIPNGKKVFEEIARGQIRSAGFDLNGLWVPWYTTHKLMAGLRDACLYCGNRKALTVLTKLADWADQITSNLTDEDWQKMLACEHGGMNEVLADLYALTGDSKYLELSKKFYHRSVLEPLAAQEDRLAGLHANTQIPKVIGAARIYELTKEDKFKTIASFFWDRVVHYHSYVNGGNSSGEYFGPPGRLNDRLHDTTETCNTYNMLKLTRHLFAWEPKAEMMDYYERALYNHILAHQHPKTGMFKYKGFLDMPARKSFSQPFDDFWCCVGTGMENHVKYPESIYSRSADGKTLYVNLFIASELNWPEKKLSVRQETNFPNEPQSRLVFTASEPVSMTVRIRKPYWCKDIQVFLNDKSLSAAADSDGYIPVSAEFRSGDTIRLELPMTLRTESMPDNPNRIAFFSGPILLAADLDGNRPVPVLIGENKAVLASLKPLAREPLVFEAGRLGYVLDSSEPQDLTFRPLYQIVEQKYTVYLDLFTPEQWKQRKAEYEAEQKRRQEMEARTVDVLRIGEMQPERDHNLEGENTYTGIHNDRRWRDARDGGWFAFDMKVLPDVPMDLVVTYWGSESGPRRFDILVDGTKIAIQALGMDKPNQFYDVVYPIPEDLTKGKEKVKIRFQGHPQQIAGGVFGCRVIRR
- a CDS encoding universal stress protein — encoded protein: MEAEKPHGLFEKILFCTDFSSNADFAFSYALNLAKLNPNSTLYLLHVVPESDAQFWKNYIYEIENVDQKAKQDIEERLDQTYRAKIPAEVRFEPIFRIGRESHEILAVAREKQVDLIVMGRHSQGSLQKAFFGNITEKVARQAPCAVLIVPLSYQEMLRKRPSGPLSGE
- a CDS encoding C39 family peptidase — encoded protein: MASVGQLIHCSDDSSSTVQELMAMSGFCSEYAWIQGPGGVWMVEPHAYIYNSRLRLFSGHSLDLYQLSGLVYHIGFLRGGGAGASIRAQAKSVTLFKSEAEAVNRLKQVLDNGQPVQVHLDFQYVADEAGVYYPFWQDWSGGSTSHYVIVHGYDDEYVYFADNDPTRADNVDEDGQKDGLRVPLRWNTFLDAWYNGGMINQKDKNIRFGPYYLFYLDKNWGPARASSLQILKHLSYRGQNGPDALYKAANAIESAPQNGPSVLSQNFRDRKAEMTALMAQWLDSAGYEDLADLYEQIADLWNSIRDNPDWNAVPDVLRSIAALTEQFWQDAAELTDGMPWIALLEDAPDEKKDISGGTALFRWAQPLDWTTGSVLELAMKGDFSDRRSIVRFRARAHQTQMFVDKTMWLQALPKDDGDRKLSWRVVNGSTVSDTSVFEWEPLTVALTAPADGFQNPPGYNLLFQWSAPAQAGPLRLVFCRDDQFIDPKLQTAIALPRNANYLVLVPRILSKIKRFADTEGWIYCRIIDTKAGKTTVGPSEIIRIQLDAPSGPAD
- a CDS encoding TRAP transporter large permease — protein: MSPFQIGLVGCVCLLVLLSSSMPVAIAMMLVGTAGFAAVVSPSAAMSMLTAELYDTFTSYSLTVIPLFVLMGQAAFHSGISRRLFQTAYHWMGHWPGGMAISTIGACTAFGAICGSGPATAATMASVVLPEMKRYRYDMELATGAVAAGGSLGMLIPPSVVFIVYAILTEQSIGKLFIAGIGPGILIAVLFCLTIWILCRRRPQLGPAGPQVPFGEKIRSLAGVSETLVLFLAVIGGMFTGLFTPTEAAAVGAAGAILIAAFQKKLTLSMLNRSLKETVRTSCMVMFIVTGAVIFGRFLAITQIPYKLASFLASLPLPGWGIMALIILFYLLAGCFVDALGLIMLTIPIFYPVVTELGFDPIWFGVIIVVVTQMGVISPPVGVNVYVVGGIERDVPLQTIFRGAMPFLAALIVAAVLLIIFPQIALFLPNLIR
- the pyk gene encoding pyruvate kinase codes for the protein MITKTSIVATLGPASSDVQTIRQLMEAGVRTFRLNFSHGDPDTHQSMLNAVRTASADVPFAVSVMGDLCGPKIRLCPIRPDGGLIEPGQTVTIARHLELGRPDSFSTTLPELIDRVRLGQRILLDDGAIVLQAEGKKDDALQCRVLVGGPVRSRKGVNLPDTDLGIPAITPRDWQWVDWAVEHQLDYLALSFVQQADEICELQQALVRKESPIKVVAKIEKPRAVENLESIVQTSDAVLVARGDLGVEMPAEQVPLIQKRITALCRRFGKPVIVATQVLQSMIENPSPTRAEVSDIANAVMDYADAIMLSGETSVGKYPVQAARVIHQVCGSTEAYLDRLNLPCPPMETDPALKTLSVIARFAAQMLDEIPCALVAVATKTGTTARLLSKARMDVPIVSFCPDERTNRQMGLHYGVIGVYSPFMSTLAEFTEYAEKTVLKHGWAKAGQQILLLPGQDLLSGQDSQAVILHTLRESG